From the genome of Lentilactobacillus buchneri, one region includes:
- the gtfA gene encoding sucrose phosphorylase, producing the protein MKLNNQAMLITYPDSLGNNIKDLQKVLSTYLDGVVGGVHLLPFFPSSGDRGFAPMDYTKVDEKFGNWDDVKKLSESYYLMFDFMVNHISKQSKYFKDFQANHNQSAYRDLFIHWNEFWPKGRPTQEDVDLIYKRKPKAPVQTVKFADGQTEDVWNTFGEDQIDLNVTSKVTKQFIKDTLNFLMDHGASIIRLDAFAYAIKKLGTNDFFVEPEIWDLLKEISDITSPRETTLLPEIHENYHIVRKITDHDYFSYDFALPIVTLYSLYSGKASRLAGWLKNSPMKQFTTLDTHDGIGVVDAKDILSDEELDYTKAEMYKVGANVKKVYSSTAYHNLDVYQINTTYYSALGDNDHAYLLARAIQVFAPGIPQVYYVGLLAGKNDLGLLEKTKEGRNINRHYYSLDEVAEETKRPVVKALFDLLRFRNQSSAFDLEGGIDVQQNGDNEIVVTRRSEDGQTSATLSANLQTQAFTITETNSEGETKEILTSNLSAVK; encoded by the coding sequence ATGAAATTAAACAATCAAGCAATGCTCATTACCTATCCCGATAGTTTGGGAAATAATATCAAAGATTTGCAAAAAGTCTTGTCAACATACCTGGACGGTGTCGTTGGTGGTGTTCACCTGCTGCCATTCTTCCCGTCATCTGGTGATCGCGGTTTCGCACCGATGGATTATACCAAAGTGGACGAAAAATTTGGCAATTGGGACGACGTGAAAAAGCTGTCCGAGTCATACTATTTAATGTTTGACTTCATGGTCAACCATATTTCGAAACAATCCAAATACTTTAAAGATTTCCAAGCTAACCACAATCAGTCTGCTTATCGGGATCTGTTCATCCACTGGAATGAATTTTGGCCCAAGGGTCGTCCAACTCAAGAAGATGTTGATTTAATTTATAAGCGCAAGCCAAAGGCCCCTGTTCAAACGGTCAAATTTGCCGATGGTCAGACCGAAGATGTCTGGAACACCTTTGGTGAGGATCAGATCGATCTGAATGTGACTTCCAAGGTAACCAAACAGTTCATCAAAGATACCTTGAACTTCTTGATGGACCATGGTGCTTCTATCATTCGCCTGGATGCCTTCGCTTACGCCATTAAGAAACTCGGCACCAACGATTTCTTCGTAGAACCGGAAATTTGGGATCTACTGAAAGAAATCAGTGACATCACTAGTCCACGTGAGACCACCTTATTGCCCGAGATCCATGAAAACTACCATATTGTCCGAAAGATTACCGACCATGATTACTTCAGCTATGACTTTGCCTTACCAATTGTCACTTTGTATAGTCTTTACTCAGGCAAAGCAAGTCGCTTGGCCGGCTGGCTTAAGAACAGTCCGATGAAACAGTTCACGACTTTGGATACCCACGATGGCATTGGTGTTGTGGATGCCAAAGATATTCTATCGGACGAGGAACTGGATTACACCAAAGCTGAAATGTATAAAGTCGGCGCCAACGTCAAAAAGGTTTATTCCAGTACTGCTTACCATAACCTTGACGTTTACCAGATCAATACCACATACTACTCAGCTCTAGGGGATAACGATCACGCTTACCTGCTTGCCCGCGCCATTCAAGTCTTTGCACCAGGGATTCCTCAGGTTTACTATGTCGGCCTGCTTGCCGGTAAGAACGATCTGGGCTTGCTGGAAAAGACCAAGGAAGGCCGCAATATCAACCGTCACTATTACTCATTGGATGAAGTGGCTGAAGAAACCAAACGGCCAGTCGTCAAAGCATTGTTTGATCTCCTCCGTTTCCGTAATCAGAGCTCGGCGTTTGATTTGGAAGGTGGAATTGACGTCCAACAGAATGGTGACAATGAAATTGTGGTTACCCGCCGATCCGAAGATGGTCAGACTTCCGCAACTTTGTCCGCTAACTTGCAGACCCAAGCCTTTACCATTACGGAAACCAATTCTGAAGGCGAGACTAAAGAAATATTAACCAGTAATTTGTCAGCAGTTAAATAA
- a CDS encoding mandelate racemase/muconate lactonizing enzyme family protein produces MKIISVDIFQLQWFGLMPAWHPVVIRINTDAGISGFGEAGLAYGSGGLGAVGSLKDLAHRVIGQDPLRNEAIWNELYQDTFWGKGGGVVFYSAVSAIDTALWDIKGKYFHAPVYQLLGGQTQNRIRAYASQIQFGWGKHVEFLATPKDYAQAAEKAVQEGYTALKVDPFMMQADGTFGVHDQQLLTQAQIQMYYDRIAAVRQAVGENVDIILECHARLNVDSAIKFAAKVEPLSIYYMEEPNSPMNPQLTKEIRNNVSIPLASGERLVTRYGFKPFLDERSLSVIQPDVGICGGITEAKKISDLAAIDDVSIQFHVCGSPIATAAALQLEAVLPNTLIHEYHEISLKQPNIDSGKYHVEPKNGWFTIPDRPGIGQELSTQAMKEAITETIQ; encoded by the coding sequence ATGAAAATTATCAGCGTTGATATCTTTCAATTGCAGTGGTTTGGACTCATGCCAGCTTGGCATCCAGTTGTGATTCGAATTAATACGGATGCCGGCATCTCAGGATTTGGTGAAGCTGGACTGGCATATGGCAGTGGCGGTTTGGGAGCTGTCGGCAGTCTGAAAGATTTGGCCCATCGAGTGATCGGCCAAGATCCATTGCGGAATGAAGCCATCTGGAATGAACTCTATCAAGATACGTTTTGGGGAAAAGGCGGTGGGGTTGTCTTTTATTCAGCTGTGAGTGCCATTGATACCGCTCTTTGGGATATTAAAGGCAAATACTTTCATGCCCCTGTGTATCAGCTGCTGGGTGGTCAAACCCAAAACCGAATTCGAGCTTACGCCAGTCAAATTCAGTTCGGCTGGGGCAAGCATGTTGAATTCCTGGCGACACCAAAGGATTATGCTCAAGCAGCAGAAAAAGCTGTTCAAGAAGGTTATACGGCCCTCAAAGTTGATCCATTTATGATGCAGGCAGATGGAACATTTGGTGTGCATGACCAGCAACTGCTAACCCAGGCACAAATTCAAATGTATTATGATCGGATTGCGGCTGTTCGCCAAGCCGTGGGAGAGAATGTTGATATAATTTTGGAATGCCACGCTCGATTGAACGTCGATTCAGCCATTAAGTTTGCCGCTAAGGTTGAGCCCCTGAGCATTTACTATATGGAAGAGCCCAACTCACCGATGAATCCCCAGCTAACCAAAGAAATCCGAAATAATGTTTCTATTCCCTTAGCAAGTGGTGAGCGATTAGTAACTCGATATGGGTTCAAGCCATTTCTTGATGAACGATCACTGAGTGTGATTCAGCCCGACGTTGGCATCTGTGGTGGGATTACCGAAGCTAAAAAGATCAGCGATCTGGCGGCAATTGACGATGTCAGTATTCAATTTCACGTGTGTGGTAGTCCGATTGCAACGGCTGCCGCATTACAGCTGGAGGCAGTATTGCCCAACACTCTGATTCATGAGTACCATGAGATTTCCTTGAAGCAGCCCAATATCGATTCCGGTAAATATCACGTCGAGCCTAAGAATGGCTGGTTCACAATTCCTGATCGACCGGGAATTGGGCAGGAGTTGAGTACACAAGCCATGAAGGAAGCAATCACAGAAACAATTCAATAG
- a CDS encoding DUF5776 domain-containing protein, with translation MKTSRLIYISFLTTLLFGISGIAVKADTIDSAGPKIEKVPMQQNQTITLTDDDVSIEDGIITDVENEDLARQLLQGGHLVVPATLQGETVTGIGPDAFSTDNLSTVGDIDEAGVGIPEYRGIKAVTFEAPNQIKTIDYNAFYGNQLTSIDLPGVTTIGDESFTGNELTSVSLPNVQTVGKWAFTNNKLTRVDLPKATQLATGAFSENRLTSISLGQADIEMSARAFGDQFQIPTGPDENHLVLVSKDLLPVDVVTKDPLTWAALTKTINASFKIAGVEQINPDHVDVDVLANDTDVTVAKVKNDQNKRQMTDLPKPADTPNQFTVIMHYEAQQNDGLGENATNPEPIHRLGGYDLGAFVKVVKQPEIPVVPPVKPSQPRPTNPQTTPTPNRSSESIGAAESPTTAVSQPGAIPTPDHPLAQKNQAVYAVKTINLYKDKDMQSRDRIATYTKKPRINRPMFVVTKQVKASNGQIVYAVRDVNHHSTTAGKTGYITSDWAFVRPVYYQSNHQQLTVINPTGVNEYTHKNLTGKVKNLKQGTKLKVKGFIKYHLTTRYLLSNGHYVTGNRKMVTAEKYQQPKKVKIVKATYLYSNTNFDKHVKQLKTGTILKVNKVVYAHPYSLRVTGSQRFQVKGGYVTASPKYVHVSY, from the coding sequence ATGAAGACGAGCAGACTTATTTATATCAGCTTTTTAACAACACTCCTATTCGGAATCAGCGGTATTGCGGTCAAAGCAGATACGATTGACTCTGCAGGACCTAAGATTGAAAAGGTACCGATGCAACAAAATCAGACAATTACTTTAACTGACGATGATGTTTCCATAGAGGACGGGATCATTACAGATGTCGAAAATGAGGATTTGGCCCGTCAATTGCTTCAAGGTGGTCATTTGGTAGTTCCAGCAACACTGCAAGGTGAAACAGTAACTGGCATTGGCCCAGACGCATTCTCTACCGACAATTTATCGACAGTTGGAGATATTGACGAAGCAGGAGTTGGGATTCCAGAATATCGCGGGATCAAAGCGGTCACGTTTGAAGCGCCAAACCAGATTAAGACAATTGATTATAATGCCTTCTATGGCAATCAGTTGACCAGCATTGACTTGCCTGGAGTGACCACAATTGGCGACGAATCATTTACGGGTAACGAACTGACCAGCGTGTCACTGCCTAATGTTCAAACTGTTGGCAAGTGGGCATTTACCAACAATAAACTGACACGAGTTGATTTGCCCAAGGCAACCCAACTTGCGACTGGGGCATTTTCGGAAAACCGATTGACGAGCATCTCACTTGGCCAGGCGGACATTGAAATGAGTGCAAGAGCCTTTGGTGATCAATTCCAGATTCCAACCGGTCCTGACGAGAACCATTTAGTTCTTGTTTCTAAAGATTTGCTCCCGGTAGATGTGGTGACCAAGGATCCACTGACATGGGCAGCTTTAACAAAGACAATTAATGCCTCATTCAAGATTGCCGGAGTTGAACAAATTAACCCCGACCATGTTGATGTGGATGTGTTGGCAAACGACACGGATGTCACTGTTGCCAAGGTTAAGAACGATCAGAACAAACGACAGATGACAGATTTGCCAAAGCCTGCCGACACCCCAAATCAATTTACGGTCATTATGCACTATGAAGCTCAGCAGAATGATGGCTTGGGAGAGAACGCCACCAATCCAGAGCCAATTCATCGACTGGGTGGGTACGACTTAGGTGCGTTTGTCAAAGTTGTTAAACAGCCTGAGATTCCAGTCGTTCCACCGGTGAAACCCAGTCAACCACGGCCAACAAATCCCCAAACTACCCCAACACCAAATCGCTCAAGTGAATCGATAGGGGCCGCAGAGAGTCCAACCACCGCAGTTTCGCAACCCGGTGCAATTCCAACCCCAGATCATCCCCTAGCACAAAAGAATCAAGCTGTATACGCAGTGAAAACGATCAACTTGTACAAGGACAAAGACATGCAGTCACGTGACCGAATCGCCACCTATACCAAGAAGCCACGAATTAATCGGCCGATGTTTGTGGTAACCAAACAGGTGAAGGCAAGTAACGGCCAGATTGTGTACGCTGTCCGAGACGTCAACCATCACAGCACAACAGCTGGCAAGACTGGCTACATTACTAGCGATTGGGCATTCGTTCGTCCAGTTTATTACCAAAGCAATCACCAACAGCTGACGGTCATTAACCCAACTGGAGTCAACGAATACACGCACAAGAACTTGACCGGGAAGGTCAAAAATTTGAAGCAAGGGACTAAATTGAAAGTTAAGGGATTCATCAAATACCATCTGACAACCCGATACCTGCTTTCAAATGGCCACTATGTCACCGGTAATCGTAAAATGGTCACGGCTGAAAAATATCAGCAACCAAAGAAAGTGAAGATTGTTAAAGCCACTTATCTTTATAGCAACACCAACTTCGATAAACATGTTAAACAGCTCAAAACGGGCACCATTCTCAAAGTCAACAAAGTTGTTTATGCCCATCCTTATTCTCTGAGGGTCACTGGAAGTCAACGTTTCCAAGTAAAGGGTGGCTACGTGACGGCTAGTCCAAAGTATGTTCATGTGAGTTATTAA
- a CDS encoding glycoside-pentoside-hexuronide (GPH):cation symporter: MKMTQTLPAGSQSLTNDEHITNKERLSYGASDFACNIANGMVGTYLMYYYTDVFGLAAGAIGTLFFIARIVDAISGPTWGIMIDRTHTRWGKSRPFFLWFSIPYAIFFILAFSSVPLGPLGKLVWAYVTYIAIDILYLGINIPITSMLPSLTANPQERVRFSTVRQVLATTGATLISIMVLPAVSLLGQGNDKKGFLITAILVAILTAFLLLLTFKNTRERVHPRHQEKLSLKESARALKGNWPWMIISLMYFFFWIGMQTKLQVTVYFFKYNMHNADLASFMLGLQALSLVVIVFTPFLTRHFGKKGTMVIGLGLCVISQLVLGVGAKMMNVPILAGATILGYFGNGFFAGLLPVMLADTVDYGEWKNGVRAEGLVTSFSGIASNLGMGMGGVVTGFLLSMNGYVANHAQTAQALNAIEMNFVWVPFIGFGIGLILMYFYKFDKMQPQIEADLKARHEAA; this comes from the coding sequence ATGAAAATGACACAAACATTGCCTGCGGGTTCCCAATCACTCACAAATGATGAACACATTACCAACAAAGAACGTTTAAGCTATGGAGCATCGGACTTTGCCTGCAATATCGCCAACGGTATGGTCGGCACCTACTTGATGTACTACTACACGGATGTTTTCGGCTTAGCTGCCGGGGCAATCGGAACCCTGTTTTTTATCGCTAGAATCGTCGATGCAATTTCCGGTCCAACCTGGGGCATTATGATTGATCGCACCCATACACGTTGGGGTAAAAGTCGCCCCTTCTTCTTATGGTTCTCCATTCCATACGCCATCTTCTTCATTCTGGCATTCTCGTCCGTTCCACTAGGACCACTGGGCAAGTTGGTTTGGGCATACGTCACCTATATTGCAATTGATATTTTATATTTGGGAATCAACATTCCAATTACTTCAATGCTGCCCAGTCTGACCGCCAATCCACAGGAACGGGTTCGATTCAGTACTGTTCGGCAAGTGTTAGCTACCACTGGGGCTACGTTAATCTCAATCATGGTCCTGCCGGCAGTCTCGCTGCTTGGTCAAGGTAATGACAAAAAAGGTTTCTTGATTACCGCGATTTTGGTCGCAATTCTGACTGCGTTCTTATTGTTGTTAACGTTCAAAAACACACGTGAGCGTGTCCATCCCCGTCACCAAGAAAAGCTCTCCCTCAAGGAGTCTGCTCGGGCGCTTAAGGGCAACTGGCCTTGGATGATTATTTCCTTAATGTATTTCTTCTTCTGGATCGGGATGCAAACCAAGCTTCAAGTAACGGTTTATTTCTTTAAATACAATATGCACAATGCGGACTTAGCTTCGTTCATGCTCGGTCTGCAGGCACTCTCGCTGGTTGTGATTGTCTTTACGCCATTTTTAACTCGCCACTTTGGCAAAAAAGGCACGATGGTAATTGGTCTTGGCCTTTGCGTCATCAGTCAATTAGTTCTTGGCGTCGGTGCTAAGATGATGAACGTCCCCATTCTGGCGGGCGCGACGATTCTCGGGTACTTTGGTAACGGCTTCTTCGCTGGACTGCTGCCAGTTATGCTTGCCGATACCGTTGATTACGGCGAATGGAAAAACGGTGTTCGAGCTGAGGGTCTGGTTACGTCATTCTCCGGAATTGCCTCCAACCTTGGCATGGGAATGGGTGGTGTCGTCACTGGGTTCTTGCTCAGCATGAACGGCTACGTTGCCAACCACGCCCAGACTGCACAAGCCTTAAATGCCATTGAGATGAACTTCGTTTGGGTACCATTCATTGGATTTGGTATTGGATTAATCTTGATGTACTTCTACAAATTCGATAAAATGCAACCGCAAATCGAAGCAGACCTCAAGGCACGACATGAAGCTGCTTAA
- a CDS encoding sulfite exporter TauE/SafE family protein produces the protein MLSIIYLVLMSLLAGVLTGIVGMASLTLYPVLLSVGVAPITANATITVAQVGGGLGTVTSSLRELHGHWKQAFQIAILNTLGGVLGALILIHSTNSGFKKLVPVFIMFAGILILTPKRHGKSAFDSRIITVVSWVSTFLVGIYTGYFGAASGLLMIAVLSKIVHENYAIYNSMRNFASFMNNIVAATMFIFTIPIDWAVIIPLLLGLFTGGYIGPIIVRYIPSKVIKTAVGIFAIVLAIILGYQAYL, from the coding sequence ATGCTTTCAATTATTTATTTGGTGCTCATGAGTCTCTTAGCGGGAGTCTTAACGGGAATTGTGGGGATGGCATCGTTGACCTTGTATCCGGTATTACTGTCGGTTGGCGTGGCACCGATTACTGCCAACGCAACGATTACCGTTGCCCAAGTCGGCGGCGGACTGGGAACCGTGACCTCCTCGTTGAGGGAGCTGCATGGTCACTGGAAACAGGCGTTTCAAATTGCGATTTTAAATACTTTAGGCGGCGTTTTAGGTGCGCTCATTTTAATTCATAGCACCAATAGCGGTTTCAAAAAATTAGTTCCAGTTTTCATCATGTTTGCCGGAATTCTGATCTTGACGCCTAAACGCCATGGCAAATCGGCATTTGATAGCCGAATTATTACCGTTGTAAGCTGGGTAAGTACTTTCCTGGTAGGAATCTATACCGGTTATTTTGGTGCGGCATCCGGATTGTTAATGATTGCGGTGCTTTCAAAAATTGTTCATGAAAACTATGCCATTTATAATTCAATGCGCAATTTTGCTTCGTTTATGAATAATATCGTGGCAGCAACCATGTTTATCTTCACGATTCCAATCGACTGGGCAGTGATTATCCCCTTGTTGCTGGGGTTATTTACCGGTGGCTACATTGGACCGATCATCGTGCGGTATATTCCATCTAAAGTTATCAAAACCGCAGTGGGGATATTTGCGATTGTCTTGGCAATTATCTTGGGTTATCAAGCATATTTGTAA
- a CDS encoding LacI family DNA-binding transcriptional regulator — MQPKLADVAKLAGVSVTTVSRVINERGYLSAATKEKVFSAMQQLNYQPSLAARVLQGKQFKLVGLIFASLENPLIAQVVEEIENRLFARGYKAIICNSMDNPEKEQQYLKMLMANQVDGIITGSHNEGIKEYKMSGLPIVSYDRYFQTKIPTVSSDNQAGGELAARTMIEKGSKKFMVVSGSLEKRAPNNRRLTGFEQIAKEHGCSVQMVAFPFNSTPTIRRATLREKLLADQPDGIFCTDDQTALLCIQEARRAGMRVPEDVQVIGYDGSDYVQEYHPELSTIVQPVEDIADLLVRLLFSRLQKNDDQLLDKYVLPIKLLQRDSLRK, encoded by the coding sequence ATGCAACCAAAATTAGCAGACGTGGCAAAGTTGGCCGGTGTTTCTGTGACCACTGTCTCTCGGGTGATCAATGAGCGGGGCTATTTGTCAGCCGCCACCAAAGAAAAGGTCTTTTCTGCCATGCAGCAGCTGAATTACCAACCTAGTTTGGCCGCCCGGGTCCTTCAAGGAAAACAATTTAAATTAGTTGGCTTGATCTTTGCCAGCCTGGAGAATCCATTGATTGCCCAAGTGGTTGAGGAAATTGAAAATCGGCTGTTTGCCCGTGGCTATAAAGCGATTATCTGTAACAGTATGGACAATCCCGAAAAGGAACAGCAGTATTTGAAAATGCTGATGGCTAACCAGGTTGATGGTATCATCACTGGTTCGCATAACGAGGGAATTAAGGAATATAAAATGTCGGGGCTGCCGATTGTTTCCTATGATCGTTATTTTCAAACGAAAATTCCGACTGTCAGCAGTGATAATCAGGCAGGTGGTGAACTGGCGGCTCGGACGATGATCGAAAAGGGCTCCAAAAAGTTCATGGTTGTGTCCGGTAGTTTAGAGAAGCGGGCTCCCAATAACCGCCGATTAACCGGCTTTGAACAAATTGCCAAGGAACATGGCTGTTCTGTTCAAATGGTGGCCTTTCCGTTTAATTCGACGCCCACCATTCGTCGGGCTACGTTACGTGAAAAACTGCTGGCTGATCAGCCGGACGGCATTTTCTGTACGGATGATCAAACCGCATTGCTATGTATTCAAGAAGCGCGCCGGGCGGGGATGCGAGTCCCCGAAGACGTTCAAGTAATCGGCTACGATGGCTCGGATTACGTCCAGGAGTATCATCCAGAATTAAGTACAATCGTCCAGCCGGTAGAAGACATCGCGGATTTGTTGGTTCGCTTGTTGTTCAGCCGCCTTCAGAAAAATGACGATCAACTGCTGGATAAGTATGTTTTGCCAATTAAATTACTTCAGAGAGATTCATTGCGAAAATAA
- a CDS encoding proline-specific peptidase family protein yields MKTGTKIITLDNGYHLWTNTQGTGDIHLLALHGGPGGEHEYWEDAAKQLKKQGLDVQVTMYDQLGSWYSDSPDFSDPKNRKDILNYDYFLNEVDEVREKLGLDNFYLIGQSWGGLLVQEYAAKFGQHLKGAIISSMVDRIDDYTKHLEEVREKALTPEQVAYMKDCEAKGDYDNDKYQSYVDILNKGYIDRKQPSKLSHLIDVTNTDIYGAFQGDNEFVVTGKLAEWNFTDQLKNIKVPTLVTFGEHETMPIETGKRMAKMIPNAKFVSTPEGGHHHMIDNPDVYYDHLATFIREVENDTFNK; encoded by the coding sequence ATGAAGACAGGAACAAAAATCATTACTTTGGATAACGGCTATCACTTATGGACCAATACCCAAGGCACTGGCGACATTCATTTGTTAGCATTGCATGGCGGCCCCGGCGGCGAACATGAATATTGGGAAGACGCAGCCAAACAACTCAAGAAGCAAGGCTTGGACGTGCAAGTTACCATGTACGACCAATTGGGGTCATGGTATTCTGACAGTCCTGATTTCAGCGATCCCAAGAACCGCAAAGATATTTTAAACTACGATTATTTCTTAAATGAAGTTGACGAAGTTCGTGAAAAGCTCGGGTTGGACAACTTTTATCTCATCGGCCAATCATGGGGCGGCCTGTTAGTTCAAGAGTACGCTGCCAAGTTTGGTCAACATTTAAAGGGTGCCATTATTTCTTCCATGGTTGATCGAATTGACGATTACACCAAGCACCTGGAAGAAGTCCGTGAGAAGGCATTAACCCCAGAACAAGTTGCCTACATGAAGGATTGTGAAGCTAAGGGTGACTACGATAACGACAAGTATCAATCATACGTTGATATTTTGAATAAGGGATACATTGACCGGAAGCAGCCTTCCAAGCTGTCGCATCTGATCGATGTTACTAACACCGATATCTATGGCGCTTTCCAAGGCGATAACGAATTCGTTGTCACTGGTAAATTGGCTGAGTGGAACTTCACCGATCAATTAAAGAACATCAAGGTGCCAACGCTGGTTACATTTGGTGAACATGAAACCATGCCAATCGAAACTGGTAAGCGCATGGCCAAGATGATTCCAAACGCCAAATTCGTCTCAACACCAGAAGGCGGCCACCATCACATGATCGATAATCCGGATGTCTACTATGACCATCTGGCAACCTTCATCCGCGAGGTGGAGAATGATACGTTCAACAAGTAG
- a CDS encoding glycoside hydrolase family 13 protein, producing the protein MINNQQNPTWWRNAVGYQIYPKSFYDSNNDGIGDLPGIIEKIPYIKSLGVNFVWLSPFFASPNIDNGYDVSDYEDIDPQYGTLDDTFNMIRQFHQNDIWVVFDLVINHTSDQHHWFQEAKKSIDNPYHDFYIWRKPIAEKEPNNWVSLFGGSAWTYNPATDEYYYHLFAKQQPDLNWENPKVHEAVKQIIDWWAKHGVDGFRLDAISHLKKNQSFANVQDQEAAMNNVPGIDKFLSELSADFKRDHLMTVGEAGGVPVTRAQEWVNSKTGYFDMIFQFDHVSFWEKFTVGQIDVAMLRKALTNWQNGLEGIGWNALFLENHDLPRAVSYFGNDGNLRQQSATALAMMYFLMKGTPFIYQGQELGMSNVDFDNIDQYRDLDSKRFYQEELAKGATKDETLFKLQKKSRDNARTPMQWASTGGFSNHQPWIEMNPNHRTVNVANEQADPQSVLSFYKRLIALRLSDPILLTGKYHLTDTHDHQLYVYIRESGHQGYLVITNLSDTPASYQITSDYRNLELILTNSSAEQNPAAMKLQPWSAYLYKYERK; encoded by the coding sequence TTGATTAATAATCAACAAAATCCGACTTGGTGGCGGAATGCAGTTGGCTACCAAATCTATCCCAAAAGCTTTTATGACAGCAACAACGATGGTATCGGTGACCTACCGGGAATCATTGAAAAGATTCCCTACATCAAATCTTTGGGAGTGAACTTCGTCTGGCTGTCGCCATTCTTCGCATCACCAAACATCGACAATGGCTATGACGTGTCAGATTATGAAGATATTGACCCGCAATATGGCACATTGGATGACACATTTAATATGATCCGGCAGTTCCATCAAAATGACATTTGGGTCGTCTTCGACCTCGTCATCAATCATACGTCCGATCAACACCACTGGTTCCAAGAAGCGAAAAAATCGATTGATAACCCCTACCATGATTTTTACATTTGGCGAAAACCGATTGCCGAAAAAGAACCCAACAACTGGGTCTCCTTATTTGGGGGTTCGGCCTGGACTTATAACCCGGCGACAGACGAATATTATTATCATCTGTTTGCCAAGCAACAGCCCGACCTTAACTGGGAAAATCCCAAGGTTCACGAAGCGGTCAAACAAATTATTGACTGGTGGGCCAAACACGGCGTTGACGGTTTCCGATTGGACGCCATTTCTCACTTAAAGAAAAATCAATCGTTTGCCAACGTCCAGGATCAAGAAGCAGCCATGAATAACGTTCCAGGCATCGACAAGTTTCTCAGTGAACTCAGTGCTGATTTTAAACGGGACCACCTCATGACCGTGGGTGAAGCTGGTGGCGTTCCAGTCACCCGCGCCCAGGAATGGGTAAACAGCAAAACCGGCTACTTCGACATGATCTTCCAGTTTGACCACGTCAGTTTCTGGGAAAAGTTCACCGTCGGCCAAATCGACGTGGCAATGCTGCGAAAGGCGTTAACCAACTGGCAGAACGGCCTCGAGGGAATCGGCTGGAACGCCCTTTTCCTGGAGAATCACGATTTACCCAGAGCAGTTTCTTATTTCGGCAATGATGGCAACCTGCGTCAGCAAAGTGCCACGGCCTTGGCAATGATGTACTTCTTGATGAAAGGCACCCCGTTCATTTATCAAGGCCAAGAACTTGGAATGAGCAACGTGGACTTTGACAACATCGATCAATACCGCGATCTGGATTCCAAACGCTTTTATCAAGAGGAACTGGCCAAGGGCGCAACCAAAGATGAAACGTTGTTTAAACTCCAAAAAAAGAGTCGCGATAACGCCCGTACGCCAATGCAGTGGGCGTCAACCGGCGGCTTCAGTAATCATCAACCTTGGATCGAAATGAACCCCAACCATCGAACCGTCAATGTTGCCAACGAACAAGCCGATCCACAATCAGTCCTCAGTTTTTACAAGCGGTTGATTGCTCTTAGACTAAGCGATCCAATTTTACTGACTGGTAAGTATCACTTAACCGACACGCACGATCATCAACTTTATGTTTACATCCGCGAATCTGGTCACCAAGGCTACCTGGTTATCACCAATTTGAGTGATACGCCGGCAAGTTACCAGATTACCTCGGATTATCGGAACCTCGAGTTAATTCTCACTAACAGTTCGGCTGAACAGAATCCCGCCGCCATGAAGCTCCAGCCCTGGTCAGCCTACCTTTACAAATACGAAAGGAAATAA